A region from the Sandaracinus amylolyticus genome encodes:
- a CDS encoding radical SAM protein, which yields MKPLDHPYEGRPHRVYATLTNHCNRSCPWCSTCSSPRGSTFLMLDDLIAALPEHGAFEVQLEGGEPTTHPEWLSFVDRMRAHPRCTRVVLCTNGAVIPRDRERLRAWIARLGAPITIKLSVNHHLLEHDPGLVALARSMRDLIVELGADRLLVLNVRRRRGVDDDDARVVRAIEDAGLLPHANVFFLQRYGFARDEASWEPPHLVGHDFRFVSPDGRVLGPDLIARSEAMRVLR from the coding sequence ATGAAGCCGCTCGATCATCCGTACGAGGGCCGCCCGCATCGCGTCTACGCGACGCTCACGAACCACTGCAACCGCAGCTGTCCGTGGTGCAGCACGTGCTCGTCGCCGCGCGGATCGACGTTCTTGATGCTCGACGATCTGATCGCGGCGCTGCCCGAGCACGGCGCGTTCGAGGTGCAGCTCGAAGGCGGCGAGCCGACCACGCACCCCGAGTGGCTCTCGTTCGTCGATCGGATGCGCGCGCATCCGCGCTGCACGCGCGTCGTGCTCTGCACGAACGGCGCGGTGATCCCGCGCGATCGGGAGCGGCTGCGCGCATGGATCGCGCGGCTCGGTGCGCCGATCACGATCAAGCTCTCGGTCAACCATCACCTGCTCGAGCACGATCCCGGGCTCGTCGCGCTCGCGCGCTCGATGCGCGACCTGATCGTGGAGCTCGGTGCAGATCGACTGCTGGTGCTCAACGTGCGTCGCCGCCGCGGCGTCGACGACGACGATGCCCGCGTGGTGCGCGCGATCGAGGACGCGGGCCTGCTCCCCCACGCGAACGTGTTCTTCCTCCAGCGCTACGGCTTCGCGCGCGACGAGGCTTCGTGGGAGCCGCCACACCTCGTGGGCCACGATTTCCGCTTCGTGAGCCCCGACGGTCGCGTGCTCGGGCCCGATCTGATCGCGCGCTCCGAGGCGATGCGGGTGCTCCGATGA